A window of the Butyricimonas virosa genome harbors these coding sequences:
- a CDS encoding RagB/SusD family nutrient uptake outer membrane protein — MKKLYILIALTSLFFVQSCDKFLDLKPENIQVVSTIEDYRDILASYMRLLKTVDGSQKPVLGGYFLYPSFNVASTFAYRSGELTINKNSSSYYDASLGEYKQSAVNLMSWMGTADGCWRSYYSFLGPINMIIEGIKTAEGDDERLRDYVQGEALVWRAYSYFKLLQYFSPYKQDEYGVPVYLKPYEDPGNAMPKRETQTNVYKRILMDCQEALDLMERTPSTTWNCAYNPRFLHGMLASIYCYKAMSAVAEEKDWQNAIDHADKAMTGRTFVRDQATYDAIFDAPALQAFTNDEFYLRMVDGFNGQIVDVSGVYYQTYSTSQANPGPEPEFYNLYKDDDVRKNTFFRTKTDGSLIYDKYNLSDSPYASWGLANGGIIMLFRTAETQLIKAEALCRLGKTTEAKEALNKFKQGRYLDIEGSYTESDLLNEILKERKLEFYHEQDVWWLDMKRTGTRMERVINGTLYVLEPDDYRYCFPIPQSEMEVNKNMIQNPGWDEISL, encoded by the coding sequence ATGAAAAAGTTATATATATTAATCGCCCTGACAAGTTTATTCTTCGTCCAAAGTTGTGACAAGTTCTTGGACCTGAAACCGGAGAATATACAAGTGGTCAGCACGATAGAAGATTATCGAGACATATTGGCAAGTTACATGAGATTATTAAAAACCGTGGACGGTAGTCAAAAACCGGTACTGGGAGGCTATTTTTTATATCCCTCGTTCAACGTGGCCTCAACATTTGCTTATCGTTCCGGGGAACTCACCATTAATAAAAACTCCAGTTCTTATTATGATGCCTCTCTGGGAGAATATAAACAAAGCGCAGTAAATCTGATGAGCTGGATGGGCACCGCCGACGGTTGCTGGCGCAGCTATTACTCTTTCCTTGGCCCAATCAACATGATCATTGAAGGAATCAAGACGGCCGAGGGAGATGATGAACGCTTGCGGGATTACGTGCAGGGAGAAGCCTTGGTATGGAGAGCTTATTCCTATTTCAAATTACTCCAATACTTTTCTCCTTACAAGCAAGACGAATATGGAGTCCCCGTGTATTTAAAACCGTACGAAGACCCCGGTAACGCCATGCCCAAACGTGAAACCCAAACCAATGTCTACAAACGAATCCTGATGGATTGTCAGGAAGCACTCGATTTAATGGAACGCACCCCTTCCACAACATGGAACTGTGCTTACAATCCCCGCTTTCTTCACGGGATGCTTGCCAGCATTTATTGTTACAAAGCAATGTCGGCAGTAGCCGAAGAAAAGGATTGGCAAAATGCGATTGATCACGCAGACAAAGCGATGACCGGACGTACTTTCGTCCGGGATCAGGCAACATACGATGCCATATTTGATGCTCCCGCTCTACAAGCCTTTACAAACGATGAGTTTTACCTCCGCATGGTGGATGGCTTTAACGGTCAAATTGTAGATGTTTCGGGAGTATATTATCAAACATATTCTACCTCCCAAGCCAATCCGGGACCGGAACCCGAATTTTACAACCTGTATAAAGATGATGATGTAAGAAAAAACACCTTCTTTAGGACTAAAACAGATGGAAGTCTTATATACGACAAGTATAATCTTTCCGACAGCCCGTACGCATCGTGGGGATTAGCGAATGGAGGGATAATCATGTTATTCCGAACCGCAGAGACTCAACTTATTAAAGCGGAAGCCCTGTGTCGATTAGGAAAAACGACTGAAGCTAAAGAGGCGCTAAACAAGTTTAAACAAGGACGTTATCTTGACATCGAGGGCTCTTACACGGAATCCGACCTGCTAAACGAAATTCTGAAAGAACGGAAACTAGAATTTTATCACGAACAGGACGTATGGTGGTTAGACATGAAACGTACCGGAACCCGGATGGAAAGAGTCATCAACGGTACTCTGTATGTACTCGAACCGGACGACTATCGTTATTGCTTCCCCATCCCGCAAAGCGAAATGGAGGTAAACAAGAACATGATTCAAAATCCGGGTTGGGATGAGATTAGTCTTTAA